One genomic segment of Aquamicrobium lusatiense includes these proteins:
- a CDS encoding GGDEF domain-containing protein, protein MVSEYLFAIVATMMLSNGLVLAIMSRDLPDNLRPAAHTWQAGTFLIAIGCGLFAIASERPPPMLLVIVNTAFLIGLLAYNRALAKFYGFKASNWLYLPIAVGAFSVFWFSMVDENFQARIIIITIAWCWLMLASIRILARPPRADDSISRRVLLIIFMIMAVFTALRASVFLFSPLPTDFSVTTGASTVNVVTPIFMAVLPVLGTTSFILLCSDRIRLQWEHAASTDYLTGLPNRRTLTQRAEQLFKTAGQAGAGLSVAIFDIDSFKKINDTHGHDVGDRALQHVADILSTHAGNRTMVARSGGEEFVMLLDGPPEQRLEGLRKAVEDAPCKTDGKVLPLTVSVGGASRGPSDADFSGLLRRADRALYAAKSLGRNRVEVSDPQEDGLAAAGPRAV, encoded by the coding sequence ATGGTTTCAGAATATTTGTTCGCCATTGTCGCAACGATGATGCTCTCGAACGGGCTGGTTCTGGCAATCATGTCCCGCGATCTGCCGGACAACCTGCGCCCTGCCGCCCACACATGGCAGGCCGGAACATTTCTGATCGCCATAGGATGCGGACTGTTCGCCATAGCGTCGGAACGACCTCCTCCGATGCTGCTGGTGATCGTCAACACCGCTTTCCTGATAGGGCTGCTCGCCTATAATCGGGCTCTGGCCAAGTTCTACGGTTTCAAAGCCTCGAACTGGCTCTATCTGCCGATAGCGGTGGGTGCATTTTCAGTATTCTGGTTCTCGATGGTAGACGAGAATTTTCAGGCCAGAATCATCATCATCACGATAGCCTGGTGCTGGCTGATGCTCGCCAGCATCAGGATACTGGCGCGTCCGCCACGGGCGGATGACTCCATCAGCCGTCGGGTACTTCTGATCATCTTCATGATTATGGCCGTGTTTACAGCATTGCGCGCCAGCGTTTTCCTCTTCAGCCCCCTGCCCACGGACTTCAGTGTCACCACCGGCGCATCGACGGTAAATGTGGTGACTCCCATCTTCATGGCCGTTCTGCCTGTGCTTGGCACAACGTCATTCATACTTCTGTGTTCCGACCGCATCCGCCTGCAATGGGAGCATGCCGCCTCGACCGACTACCTGACCGGCCTGCCGAACCGGCGCACGCTGACCCAACGTGCCGAACAGCTTTTCAAGACGGCAGGACAGGCAGGTGCCGGACTGAGTGTCGCGATCTTCGATATCGACAGTTTCAAGAAGATCAACGACACCCACGGCCACGATGTCGGCGACAGGGCACTTCAGCATGTGGCCGATATTCTCAGCACACATGCCGGCAACCGAACCATGGTCGCCCGCTCCGGCGGCGAGGAATTCGTCATGCTGCTCGATGGCCCGCCGGAACAGCGGCTGGAAGGCCTGAGAAAGGCGGTGGAGGACGCTCCGTGCAAAACGGACGGTAAGGTTCTGCCACTGACGGTTTCCGTCGGCGGCGCGTCACGCGGTCCGTCGGACGCGGATTTTTCCGGACTGCTGCGCCGAGCCGACCGGGCGCTCTATGCTGCCAAGTCTCTTGGCCGGAACCGGGTCGAAGTAAGCGACCCGCAAGAGGATGGTTTAGCCGCAGCGGGGCCGCGAGCTGTCTAG
- a CDS encoding DDE-type integrase/transposase/recombinase yields the protein MVRATVARVVRVWNGRALQVAIADASGLACTESLPDEKKASAAAFLERAFVLFETHGITIERGVTDNGAACECHLFRKALADHGIRHKCTRPYTPAHQRKRRALHPASAEAANNLRTNHGRGLARLPGWATATG from the coding sequence ATGGTCAGAGCAACCGTCGCGCGCGTGGTCAGGGTTTGGAATGGGAGGGCGCTGCAGGTTGCCATCGCTGACGCCTCCGGGTTGGCCTGCACCGAGAGTCTGCCCGACGAGAAAAAAGCGAGCGCAGCCGCCTTCCTTGAGCGAGCGTTCGTCCTCTTCGAGACACATGGGATCACCATCGAGCGGGGCGTAACCGACAATGGCGCGGCCTGCGAATGCCATCTCTTCCGCAAGGCACTCGCCGATCACGGCATCCGTCACAAGTGCACAAGGCCCTATACCCCAGCGCACCAACGGAAACGCCGGGCGCTTCATCCAGCCTCGGCGGAAGCCGCTAACAACTTGCGGACTAATCATGGCCGTGGCCTCGCCCGATTGCCCGGGTGGGCTACGGCAACCGGCTAG
- a CDS encoding ABC transporter permease, whose translation MEGHQLSWPLRALVFVLMLFLLAPALLVFPISFSGDRLLSFPPSSWSFRWYQSLWQNELIISSFLTSLSLAVVVTMLSLAIAIPAVYAIIRLKTPGSEFLYNLFTAPLLLPTIVLGLAILIIFATIGLLGTFHGIVLAHLVVTLPYALRVLAVALGNVNLACEEAAASLGAGPLTVVRRVTLPMMMPGIIAATALCFLVSFDELVITLFLTGPKLTTLPVELFRYVETSADPMVACVSVLLFFFTLAIIMIIDRAMGLTQTFVR comes from the coding sequence ATGGAGGGACATCAACTTTCTTGGCCGCTGCGCGCTCTAGTGTTCGTGCTGATGCTGTTTCTGTTAGCGCCCGCGCTTCTGGTCTTCCCGATCTCGTTCAGCGGCGACCGCCTTCTCAGCTTTCCACCAAGCTCTTGGTCGTTTCGCTGGTACCAATCGCTGTGGCAGAACGAGCTCATCATCTCGTCCTTTCTTACCAGCCTGTCCCTGGCGGTTGTCGTCACCATGTTGTCGCTGGCAATCGCGATTCCCGCAGTTTACGCAATCATCAGATTGAAGACGCCTGGCTCGGAATTTCTCTACAATCTGTTCACCGCCCCACTCCTGCTGCCGACCATCGTTCTGGGTCTGGCGATACTGATCATCTTCGCGACCATCGGCTTGCTTGGCACGTTCCACGGTATCGTGCTCGCGCATCTCGTCGTCACGCTGCCCTACGCGCTGCGCGTGCTCGCCGTGGCGCTGGGTAACGTCAATCTGGCCTGTGAGGAGGCGGCAGCCTCGCTGGGTGCAGGGCCGCTGACGGTCGTACGGCGCGTCACACTGCCCATGATGATGCCCGGCATCATTGCGGCGACAGCGTTATGCTTCCTCGTCTCGTTCGACGAGTTGGTCATCACTCTGTTTCTGACGGGGCCGAAGCTGACCACACTGCCGGTGGAATTGTTCCGATACGTCGAGACAAGCGCCGACCCGATGGTCGCCTGCGTCTCGGTGTTGCTGTTCTTCTTCACGCTGGCGATCATCATGATCATCGATCGAGCCATGGGACTGACCCAAACCTTCGTCCGCTAG
- a CDS encoding ABC transporter permease, with protein MSAAAIPDKPATSGLGGQTGLALLFPIVLVNVIGFIIPMLNLARMSFNEYVPGGGIREAFILGNWIKAIADPFNLQLIANSITLSLGVTLATLIVSYPIALYIHWSSGRWRSLLIFLVIAPLLTSAVVRTYGWIALLSNDGPIIRSIKALGVENPPRLLFNTTGVMIGLTEILMPYMILALLAGFGRLDPRFEEAARSLGATPAQTFRRIILPLTLPGIALGWLLCFVLAISSFVTPKLMGGGRVFLLATEIYDQAIVTLNWPVAATLSILVLILFGLSLAVYTRLLKRLD; from the coding sequence ATGAGTGCGGCGGCGATCCCGGACAAGCCGGCAACAAGCGGACTTGGCGGCCAAACGGGCCTTGCATTGCTGTTTCCGATCGTGCTGGTGAACGTGATCGGTTTCATCATACCGATGCTCAATCTCGCTCGCATGTCGTTCAATGAATATGTGCCCGGAGGCGGCATCCGTGAGGCCTTCATCCTCGGCAACTGGATCAAGGCGATCGCCGATCCGTTCAATCTGCAACTGATCGCCAACAGCATCACGCTCAGCCTTGGCGTCACTCTGGCGACGCTCATCGTCAGCTACCCGATCGCGCTGTACATTCACTGGTCCAGCGGCCGGTGGCGTAGCTTGCTGATCTTCCTCGTGATTGCGCCACTGCTTACGTCGGCAGTCGTCCGCACCTATGGCTGGATAGCACTGCTGTCCAATGACGGCCCGATCATCCGCTCGATCAAGGCTCTCGGCGTCGAAAACCCACCGCGGCTCCTGTTCAACACAACAGGCGTCATGATTGGTCTGACTGAAATCCTGATGCCTTACATGATCCTGGCGCTGCTGGCCGGCTTCGGCAGGCTCGATCCCCGCTTTGAAGAGGCGGCACGTTCGCTCGGCGCGACTCCAGCCCAGACGTTCCGCAGGATTATCCTCCCGCTCACCTTGCCGGGCATCGCGCTCGGCTGGCTGCTCTGTTTTGTTCTCGCCATCTCCTCTTTCGTCACGCCGAAACTGATGGGCGGCGGCCGTGTATTTCTGTTGGCGACAGAGATCTATGACCAGGCGATCGTCACATTGAACTGGCCGGTTGCCGCGACGCTTTCGATCCTGGTGCTCATCCTGTTTGGCCTATCGCTCGCCGTCTACACCCGATTGTTGAAGAGGCTCGATTGA
- a CDS encoding ABC transporter ATP-binding protein, with protein sequence MNIKICEASLAQQSGRSSIGASPYLRLDKVAKRYGSFEAVTDFDLEVPRGDLVALLGPSGCGKTTTLRMIAGLITPSSGTIRVADTDVTNLPPHRRDMGLVFQSYALFPHMSVARNVAFGLDVRSVPDQEKRRQVAAALDLVQLGKLADRRPRELSGGQQQRVALARALVIQPSILLLDEPLSNLDAKLRDEMRTQIRDIQQELRITTVFVTHDQVEALSMCDSIVVMNGGHIEQIGTPYQIYEQPASPFVASFVGRTNRISGRRTDSNRLDFAAGAIRTATDVAETNVEAMVRPHRIAVSWTNKGSGPLLPGDRNSLQAKLQRVTFVGDMIQFHFDANGVGLVAEQSSIQAHDIREPGTEATLSWAVSDTRMFGRAE encoded by the coding sequence GTGAACATCAAGATATGTGAAGCATCGCTGGCCCAGCAATCGGGCCGGAGTTCCATTGGCGCATCGCCTTATCTGCGGCTCGACAAGGTGGCCAAGCGTTACGGCTCTTTTGAAGCAGTCACGGATTTCGACCTTGAGGTGCCGCGCGGCGATCTGGTCGCGCTGCTTGGGCCGTCCGGGTGCGGCAAGACCACGACGCTGCGAATGATCGCTGGCCTGATCACGCCATCGTCCGGGACGATCAGGGTTGCCGACACAGATGTGACCAATCTGCCGCCACACCGGCGCGACATGGGCCTCGTGTTCCAAAGCTACGCGCTGTTTCCGCATATGTCGGTTGCGCGCAACGTGGCCTTCGGGCTCGATGTTCGATCCGTGCCAGATCAGGAAAAGCGACGGCAGGTGGCGGCCGCGCTCGATCTCGTGCAACTTGGCAAGCTCGCCGATCGCCGCCCGCGCGAACTGTCGGGAGGCCAGCAGCAACGCGTTGCGCTTGCGAGGGCGCTCGTCATCCAGCCCTCGATTCTCCTGCTCGACGAACCCCTTTCCAATCTTGACGCCAAGCTGCGCGATGAGATGCGAACGCAAATCCGCGATATTCAGCAAGAGCTCAGGATCACGACCGTTTTCGTCACACACGACCAGGTGGAAGCGTTGAGCATGTGCGACAGCATCGTCGTCATGAATGGCGGGCACATAGAGCAGATCGGAACACCTTATCAGATCTACGAGCAGCCGGCGTCGCCCTTTGTGGCATCTTTCGTGGGACGCACGAACCGAATTTCTGGCAGGCGCACCGACAGCAACAGGCTCGACTTCGCCGCTGGAGCAATCAGGACTGCTACCGACGTGGCGGAAACGAATGTCGAGGCAATGGTACGACCTCACCGCATCGCGGTGTCGTGGACGAACAAGGGCAGTGGTCCTCTTTTGCCGGGCGACCGCAACAGCCTCCAGGCAAAATTGCAACGGGTCACTTTCGTAGGCGACATGATCCAGTTCCATTTTGACGCCAATGGCGTAGGGCTCGTCGCCGAGCAATCCTCGATCCAGGCGCATGACATTCGCGAACCCGGAACCGAGGCGACATTGTCATGGGCTGTGTCGGATACCCGAATGTTCGGCAGGGCCGAATGA
- a CDS encoding ABC transporter substrate-binding protein, producing the protein MRVSAWLATSAIALIVPGAALADTVALAGYSGLFKERYVKAVVEPFMAKNPDIKVEFFAMPNSAQMLGTLRAQKSAPQIDVAILDVTVSKVGTDEQLFARVDESVSANVADLIPAARREGVNGVGLTLDSLVMLYNPAEAEAAPTSWEALWDKQFDDKLALPAVPDIQGIALTVIADKLAGGADYTKSLEAGYGKLEELAPMVQSWEPKPDIYTAVSNGQIALGISWNARAQSFSETLPNLKVAIPQEGTSFQMNTINLVANGPAGESARKFIDYALSVEAQSAFANAMFYSPTNSKATVEKDAADRLVSTETGQAVDINWLEIAKLREGITEEWRRRIIPLSR; encoded by the coding sequence ATGAGAGTTTCTGCGTGGTTGGCCACAAGCGCCATCGCTCTGATCGTGCCGGGGGCGGCGCTGGCTGACACCGTAGCACTCGCCGGCTATTCGGGCCTGTTCAAGGAACGCTACGTCAAGGCGGTCGTCGAACCTTTCATGGCAAAGAACCCCGACATCAAGGTGGAGTTCTTCGCGATGCCAAACTCCGCACAGATGCTCGGCACGCTGAGGGCGCAGAAATCGGCGCCGCAGATCGATGTCGCCATCCTCGATGTTACCGTGTCAAAGGTGGGAACCGACGAGCAGCTTTTCGCCAGGGTGGACGAAAGCGTCTCGGCCAATGTGGCTGACCTGATCCCGGCGGCACGCCGGGAGGGCGTCAATGGTGTCGGCCTGACACTGGACAGCCTCGTCATGCTCTACAATCCCGCAGAGGCGGAAGCGGCGCCGACATCGTGGGAGGCCCTTTGGGATAAGCAGTTCGATGACAAGCTCGCGCTGCCGGCGGTACCGGACATTCAGGGCATCGCGCTGACCGTCATTGCCGACAAGCTTGCTGGCGGCGCGGACTACACAAAAAGTCTCGAGGCCGGGTACGGGAAGCTCGAAGAGCTGGCGCCAATGGTGCAAAGCTGGGAGCCGAAGCCGGATATCTACACTGCGGTCTCAAATGGCCAAATTGCCCTGGGAATCAGCTGGAATGCACGCGCCCAGTCCTTTTCCGAAACGCTTCCCAATCTGAAGGTTGCCATTCCGCAGGAAGGAACCAGCTTCCAGATGAACACGATCAATCTGGTTGCCAACGGACCGGCCGGTGAGTCCGCCAGGAAATTCATCGATTATGCCCTGAGCGTCGAGGCGCAGTCAGCCTTCGCCAATGCGATGTTCTATTCGCCGACCAACAGCAAGGCGACGGTTGAAAAGGATGCCGCGGATCGGCTGGTGTCGACAGAGACAGGACAGGCCGTCGACATCAATTGGCTTGAGATTGCCAAATTGCGCGAAGGCATCACCGAAGAGTGGCGTCGTCGTATCATCCCCTTGAGCCGATAG
- a CDS encoding RraA family protein — MFEVHDMPAQLDQDLIELMGKVETATVGHFRHAGFIDNRIGAILGDCRVAGTAVTIRLPHADSTALHYLTRLVRPGDFVVVERCGDLRHACWGGVVTHAMALAGIAGAVIDGPATDLSEIRKVRLPVWCRGPSPITTKILGLAGAINVPVTVGDQVVMPGDAIIADESGVIAISPEDAEVVARRAIAMQEGEIVLLERLRKGESLPDISGATRMVEEKRKGA; from the coding sequence ATGTTCGAAGTACACGATATGCCAGCTCAGCTCGATCAAGATCTGATCGAACTCATGGGCAAGGTAGAGACTGCCACCGTCGGCCATTTTCGTCATGCAGGCTTTATTGACAATCGTATCGGCGCAATTCTTGGGGACTGCCGCGTAGCCGGTACGGCTGTGACGATCCGACTGCCGCACGCCGATTCGACGGCACTGCATTATCTCACGAGACTGGTCCGTCCGGGCGACTTCGTCGTTGTCGAGCGTTGCGGCGATCTGAGGCACGCATGCTGGGGCGGGGTCGTGACGCACGCGATGGCACTTGCCGGAATTGCCGGCGCGGTAATCGACGGGCCGGCGACCGACCTGTCCGAAATCAGGAAAGTGAGGCTCCCGGTGTGGTGTCGTGGTCCATCACCGATCACGACCAAGATTCTCGGCCTTGCCGGTGCGATCAATGTGCCGGTAACAGTCGGGGATCAGGTGGTCATGCCTGGCGACGCGATCATTGCAGATGAGAGCGGCGTGATCGCGATCTCGCCGGAAGACGCGGAAGTCGTGGCTCGCCGCGCGATTGCCATGCAGGAGGGGGAGATCGTGCTTCTGGAGCGCCTGCGCAAAGGCGAGAGCCTGCCCGACATTTCCGGCGCGACAAGAATGGTCGAAGAAAAGCGCAAGGGCGCCTAG
- a CDS encoding carbon-nitrogen hydrolase family protein, whose product MKISVVQMNSQGDKEENLRNAEIEIRSIYEDEKPDLIVLPEYYASLGGNRDHVYANSETFPDGQAYRLMSALASELNLTIHAGSLVEREGNRYFNTTLVFGPDGSEIAKYRKIHLFDIDAPGGTSYRESDTISRGTEVVTYKVGDVIVGCSICYDIRFPELFRALRDRGAQVIVLPAAFTLMTGKDHWEVMSRCRAIETQTYFVSVGQTLSHGDGKFWCWGHSMIIDPWGHIIAQCSDGVGSTTARIDLAYLDKVRAAVPVANHHVL is encoded by the coding sequence ATGAAGATCAGCGTTGTCCAAATGAATTCTCAAGGAGATAAAGAGGAAAATCTCCGTAATGCAGAAATTGAAATTCGATCTATTTATGAAGATGAAAAACCAGACCTGATCGTTCTTCCTGAGTACTATGCATCTCTTGGCGGAAATCGCGATCACGTCTATGCCAATAGCGAGACATTTCCTGACGGACAAGCCTACAGACTCATGTCTGCCCTCGCGTCTGAGCTCAACCTGACAATTCATGCAGGCAGCCTGGTGGAGCGGGAAGGAAACCGCTACTTCAACACCACGCTCGTTTTCGGGCCAGACGGCAGCGAAATCGCCAAATATCGGAAGATCCATCTCTTCGATATCGATGCGCCCGGGGGAACGTCCTACCGCGAGTCGGATACGATCAGCCGCGGGACGGAAGTCGTCACCTATAAGGTCGGTGACGTCATTGTCGGCTGCTCGATCTGCTATGACATCCGCTTCCCCGAACTGTTCCGGGCGCTGCGCGATCGAGGCGCGCAGGTGATCGTCCTGCCCGCCGCATTCACGTTGATGACCGGCAAAGATCATTGGGAAGTGATGTCGCGGTGCCGCGCGATCGAGACACAGACCTATTTCGTCTCTGTTGGCCAGACGCTGTCGCATGGTGACGGCAAATTCTGGTGCTGGGGTCATTCGATGATCATCGACCCGTGGGGTCATATCATAGCGCAGTGTTCGGACGGCGTCGGCAGCACGACAGCCCGGATTGATCTCGCTTATCTCGACAAGGTCCGCGCCGCGGTGCCGGTCGCCAACCACCACGTGCTCTGA
- a CDS encoding LysR family transcriptional regulator, producing the protein MNLRFLETFLWIARLGSFSAAAARLNTTQAAISHRIASLEADLGVQLFSREGRAVSLTLAGRRAIAHAEEIMLAVASFRESVADPSRMTGSVRIGTNDVIVHTFLSRFMDDVRKALPDITIDLSLDTSPALARDVLGEDIDMALVLGQIVSGSVTNVELSSFRSVWVAKADSGLAGRPLTLADVATHPLLTFSKDSAPYHWLLQQYSEAGLGAPKITNINSLVTIVQLAVDGFGITALPRAVVLNQLASGQLVELDVTPQFPPFVLFASFIDRNDRPVLPMLAAICANAASAFARGG; encoded by the coding sequence ATGAACCTTCGTTTCCTTGAGACATTTCTCTGGATTGCGCGGCTTGGAAGTTTCTCGGCCGCGGCGGCGCGGCTCAACACGACACAGGCGGCCATCTCTCACCGCATTGCCTCTCTTGAAGCAGATCTCGGCGTGCAACTGTTCAGCCGCGAAGGACGTGCGGTGTCGCTGACGCTGGCCGGACGGCGAGCCATAGCCCATGCGGAAGAAATCATGCTGGCCGTTGCCTCATTCCGCGAAAGCGTCGCAGATCCGAGCCGGATGACCGGATCGGTGCGGATCGGCACCAACGACGTGATCGTCCATACATTCCTGTCGCGCTTCATGGACGATGTGCGCAAGGCGCTGCCTGACATCACCATCGATCTCAGTCTCGATACCAGCCCGGCGCTGGCGCGTGACGTGCTCGGCGAAGACATCGATATGGCCTTGGTGCTTGGACAAATCGTGAGCGGCAGCGTTACCAATGTCGAGCTGTCGTCGTTCAGGTCGGTGTGGGTTGCCAAGGCGGATTCAGGCCTGGCTGGCCGGCCTTTGACGCTGGCCGACGTTGCCACTCACCCATTGCTGACGTTCTCGAAGGACAGTGCTCCCTATCACTGGCTGCTGCAGCAATATTCCGAAGCCGGGCTGGGCGCGCCGAAGATTACCAACATCAACTCGCTGGTGACGATTGTGCAGCTCGCCGTGGACGGCTTCGGCATCACCGCGCTGCCGCGGGCCGTAGTGCTCAACCAGCTTGCCAGCGGCCAGCTGGTCGAGCTTGACGTCACTCCGCAGTTTCCACCCTTCGTCTTGTTTGCGTCGTTCATCGACCGCAATGACCGACCGGTCTTGCCGATGCTGGCGGCCATCTGCGCGAACGCGGCCTCAGCGTTTGCGCGTGGTGGCTAG
- a CDS encoding serine hydrolase domain-containing protein has protein sequence MTDGTNERLRNPMSPGAPIIPRNEWDYPPYHRWTFQHIREMTPTAQIWRGPGPVLPLPSAPVDIDQVKFETSGTTHTIAEFLDGSFTDGFLVLWRGNIVAERYMNGMRPHGQHLAMSVTKSIVATLFGVVHGKGLVDTRAQVTHYLPELAATAYRGATVQHLLDMTAGVTFDESYTTEGSHMQKLDHACGWKPITRPDWPKTMWELIITLTEQERPHGSQFSYRSIETDILALVLERTTGTSLAELLSSELWAPMGAEEDAYITVDPAGMALADGGFNATLRDMARFALLHLNRGWVNHRQVVPEEWISECRNGGNPDLYTGVYRTSLPDGAYHNQFWIEDQQRRAYMCRGTFGQFIYMDPQSEFGVVKLSTWPEFVSSERTIETLAAFHAIRDYLERECL, from the coding sequence ATGACCGACGGCACGAACGAGCGCCTGCGCAACCCGATGTCGCCGGGCGCCCCGATCATCCCGCGTAACGAATGGGATTATCCGCCCTATCATCGCTGGACGTTCCAGCACATCCGCGAGATGACGCCGACGGCACAGATATGGCGCGGCCCCGGGCCGGTACTGCCCTTGCCGAGCGCACCAGTCGATATCGATCAGGTGAAGTTCGAAACCAGCGGCACGACGCATACAATCGCGGAGTTTCTCGATGGAAGTTTCACCGACGGCTTCCTGGTGCTGTGGCGCGGCAATATCGTCGCCGAGCGTTACATGAACGGCATGCGCCCCCACGGCCAGCATCTCGCAATGTCGGTCACCAAGTCGATTGTCGCCACGCTGTTCGGCGTGGTGCATGGCAAGGGTTTGGTAGATACGCGCGCACAGGTGACACACTATCTTCCGGAACTCGCCGCGACCGCCTATCGCGGAGCGACTGTGCAACACCTTCTGGACATGACTGCCGGCGTCACCTTCGACGAGTCATACACGACCGAGGGATCGCACATGCAAAAGCTCGACCATGCCTGCGGATGGAAGCCAATCACGCGACCTGATTGGCCAAAGACCATGTGGGAGCTGATCATTACCCTGACCGAGCAGGAAAGGCCGCACGGCAGCCAGTTCAGTTACCGGTCGATCGAGACAGACATTCTGGCACTTGTACTGGAGCGTACCACCGGCACGTCGCTGGCCGAGCTCCTCAGCTCGGAACTGTGGGCGCCGATGGGGGCGGAGGAAGACGCTTACATCACCGTCGATCCGGCTGGCATGGCGCTGGCCGACGGCGGTTTCAACGCGACGCTGCGCGACATGGCCCGGTTCGCACTGCTGCATCTCAACCGTGGATGGGTGAACCACCGGCAGGTCGTTCCCGAAGAGTGGATCAGCGAATGCCGCAATGGCGGCAATCCCGACCTCTATACGGGCGTGTATCGCACCAGCCTGCCGGATGGCGCCTACCACAACCAGTTCTGGATCGAGGATCAGCAGCGCCGCGCCTACATGTGCCGGGGCACATTTGGCCAGTTCATTTACATGGACCCGCAATCCGAATTTGGCGTCGTCAAGCTGTCCACCTGGCCGGAATTCGTAAGCTCTGAGCGTACCATCGAAACCCTCGCCGCGTTCCATGCAATCCGCGACTATCTGGAGCGCGAGTGCCTATGA
- the bhcR gene encoding HTH-type transcriptional regulator BhcR, with the protein MEQAEKRQRGRPRAFSPSPDAGPVQSLDRALRILAIVAQASGLSLSEIADQSGIAAATAYRMLTTLEAHGMVEFDRTEQLWSIGVETYRMGSAFLRGRKIVDRARVVMQDLMEKTGETANLGLAEDDCVVFVSQVETHQAIRAFFRPGTRTAFHASGIGKAVLSHMDPERVAVLIDRLGLETYTDRTLATLPELMRDLAEARVRGWAVDDEERNLGMRCVAAAVFNEHGEPVGGVSVSGPTVRVTPERLAQIGPVVRDAAAEVTAMIGGRN; encoded by the coding sequence ATGGAACAAGCCGAAAAACGTCAGCGCGGCAGGCCACGCGCCTTCAGCCCTTCCCCGGATGCCGGGCCGGTGCAGTCTCTCGACCGGGCCTTGCGGATACTGGCGATCGTGGCGCAGGCAAGCGGCCTTTCGCTGAGCGAGATCGCCGACCAGTCGGGCATTGCCGCGGCGACCGCCTATCGCATGCTCACCACCCTCGAAGCGCATGGCATGGTGGAATTCGACCGAACCGAACAATTATGGTCGATAGGCGTCGAAACCTACCGAATGGGGTCGGCCTTCCTGCGCGGGCGCAAAATTGTCGACCGGGCGCGCGTGGTGATGCAGGATCTGATGGAGAAAACCGGAGAAACCGCCAATCTGGGGCTGGCGGAAGATGATTGCGTGGTGTTCGTCAGCCAGGTCGAGACGCATCAGGCCATCCGCGCCTTCTTCCGGCCCGGCACCCGCACCGCCTTTCATGCTTCCGGCATCGGCAAGGCCGTTCTCTCCCATATGGATCCGGAGCGGGTGGCCGTGCTCATCGACCGGCTGGGTCTGGAAACCTATACGGACCGCACCCTTGCGACCCTGCCCGAGCTAATGCGGGATCTCGCCGAGGCAAGGGTCCGCGGCTGGGCCGTGGACGACGAGGAACGCAATCTCGGCATGCGCTGCGTGGCCGCCGCCGTTTTCAACGAACATGGCGAGCCGGTGGGAGGGGTGTCCGTCTCAGGCCCCACGGTGCGGGTCACGCCGGAACGGCTGGCGCAGATCGGGCCTGTTGTTCGCGATGCGGCGGCAGAAGTCACGGCGATGATCGGCGGCAGGAACTGA